Proteins from one Bacteroides mediterraneensis genomic window:
- a CDS encoding alpha-L-arabinofuranosidase C-terminal domain-containing protein yields the protein MNKHLAFISALALSAGLSLQAQNTNQMVIQANKIGAEIQPTMYGHFFEDINYGADGGLYAELIKNRSFEFPQHLMGWDIFGNVTLQDDGPFEKNPHYVRLGAPSHPHKRTGIENEGFFGIGIKANEKYRFTVWARGENQKIQVELIDNASMGESQVITSQDVNINSKDWKKYEVILTPTQTQAKAHLRIFLASPGTVDLEHVSLFPVDTWKGRENGLRKDLVQALADTKPGIFRFPGGCIVEGTEITDRYNWKNSVGPVENRPLNSNRWEYTFPYRFFPDYFQSYGMGFYELFLLAEDMGAEPLPVLNCGLACQYQNDDPKAHVPVDQLDSYIQDALDLIEFANGDTNTKWGKLRADMGHPAPFNLKFMAIGNEQWGPEYPERLKHFVEALRKSHPEIKIIGSSGPQSEGKDFDYLWPEMKKLKVDLVDEHFYRPEDWFLKSGNRYDNYDRKGPKVFAGEYACHGKGKKWNHFHASLLEAAFLTGVERNADVVHMATYAPLLAHVEGWQWRPDLIWFDNLRSVRTCSWYVQSLYGHNKGTNVVPLTMDKKPVSGQEGQNGLFASAVWDEPTQTYIVKVANTSDKAQPLTLEFKGLKKSVTLGDGKCITLHTENPDAENTLDKPNLITPQESAVSIEGNTLNTEIGAMTFAVYKFKKESK from the coding sequence ATGAACAAACACTTAGCCTTTATCTCTGCGCTTGCACTCAGCGCGGGTCTCAGCCTGCAAGCGCAAAACACCAATCAGATGGTGATTCAGGCCAACAAGATTGGTGCGGAAATACAACCGACCATGTACGGGCATTTCTTCGAAGACATTAACTATGGAGCCGATGGAGGTCTCTATGCAGAACTGATTAAGAACCGTTCGTTCGAATTTCCACAACACCTGATGGGATGGGACATTTTCGGCAACGTCACCCTCCAAGACGACGGGCCGTTTGAAAAGAACCCACATTACGTACGCCTCGGAGCCCCCAGCCATCCACACAAACGGACCGGTATTGAAAACGAAGGCTTCTTCGGAATCGGTATCAAGGCCAACGAAAAATACCGCTTTACCGTATGGGCAAGAGGGGAAAACCAGAAAATACAAGTGGAACTGATTGACAACGCTTCCATGGGAGAATCGCAGGTCATCACCTCACAAGACGTGAACATCAACTCCAAGGACTGGAAAAAATATGAAGTCATCCTGACACCCACCCAGACACAAGCCAAAGCGCATCTGAGAATCTTCCTGGCTTCTCCGGGCACAGTAGATTTGGAACATGTGTCTTTGTTCCCGGTAGATACCTGGAAAGGACGTGAAAACGGACTGCGGAAAGACCTCGTACAAGCATTGGCCGATACCAAACCAGGCATTTTCCGTTTCCCGGGAGGATGTATCGTGGAAGGAACCGAAATCACCGACCGCTACAACTGGAAAAACTCTGTAGGACCGGTGGAAAACCGTCCGCTCAACAGCAACCGCTGGGAGTATACCTTCCCCTACCGTTTCTTCCCGGACTATTTCCAAAGCTATGGCATGGGATTCTATGAACTGTTCCTGCTGGCTGAAGACATGGGGGCCGAACCGCTTCCGGTACTGAACTGCGGACTGGCTTGCCAGTATCAGAACGATGACCCGAAAGCACACGTTCCTGTAGACCAACTGGACAGCTACATTCAGGATGCACTCGACCTGATTGAGTTCGCCAATGGCGACACCAACACCAAATGGGGAAAACTCCGTGCCGACATGGGGCATCCGGCTCCGTTCAACCTGAAATTCATGGCCATCGGAAACGAACAATGGGGACCGGAATATCCGGAACGCCTGAAACACTTTGTAGAAGCATTGCGGAAATCACATCCGGAAATCAAGATCATCGGTTCTTCCGGTCCACAGTCTGAAGGAAAGGATTTCGACTACCTGTGGCCGGAAATGAAGAAACTGAAAGTCGATTTGGTAGACGAACATTTCTACCGTCCCGAAGACTGGTTCCTGAAATCAGGCAACCGCTACGACAACTACGACCGGAAAGGCCCGAAAGTATTTGCCGGAGAATACGCCTGCCACGGAAAAGGCAAGAAATGGAACCACTTCCATGCATCTCTGCTCGAAGCTGCCTTCCTGACTGGAGTAGAAAGAAATGCCGACGTGGTACACATGGCCACCTACGCTCCGCTGCTGGCTCACGTGGAAGGATGGCAGTGGCGTCCAGACTTAATCTGGTTCGACAACTTACGCTCTGTACGCACTTGCAGCTGGTATGTACAGTCACTCTACGGTCACAACAAAGGTACCAACGTAGTACCTCTGACCATGGACAAGAAACCGGTCAGCGGACAAGAGGGTCAGAACGGACTCTTTGCCAGTGCTGTCTGGGATGAACCCACTCAGACTTACATCGTAAAAGTAGCCAACACTTCTGACAAGGCACAACCTCTCACACTGGAATTCAAGGGACTGAAGAAGTCAGTCACTTTAGGCGACGGAAAATGCATTACCCTGCACACGGAAAATCCGGATGCAGAGAATACACTCGACAAGCCGAACCTGATAACACCACAGGAGAGTGCCGTATCCATCGAAGGAAATACACTCAATACCGAAATAGGTGCCATGACATTTGCCGTCTACAAATTCAAGAAAGAAAGCAAATAA
- a CDS encoding glycoside hydrolase family 2 TIM barrel-domain containing protein, which produces MKTFCCTLTGALTISGVPQQVYAENASLPYWKDIQTVSVNREAPRSAFMTYADKTQALTGKYENSPYYELLNGTWKFYYTDSYLDLPTDITSPETSTDGWHDIKVPGNWEVQGFGTAIYTNHGYEFQPRNPQPPLLPEKNPVGVYRRDITVPSEWKGRDIYLHIAGAKSGCYVYLNGKEVGYNEDSKNPAEYLINDYLKDGNNVLTLKIFRWSTGSYLECQDFWRISGIERDVFLYSQPKASVQDFRITSTLDDSYTKGIFRLDMELKNHRAQTAGLNVSYELLDSKGKVVASGEQASEVLPGKEGTVSFSKELPEVQTWTSEAPNLYKLLMTVKENGKVTEVIPYHVGFRRIEIKEIDQKAANGKNYHVLFINGQPLKLKGVNMHEHNPLTGHYVSEELMRKDLELMKRNNINTVRLCHYPQDRRFYELCDEYGLYIYDEANIESHGMYYSLSKGGTLGNNPEWLKPHLYRVENMFERNKNYPSVTFWSLGNEAGNGYNFYEAYLWVKQADKGLMDRPVNYERAQWEWNSDMYVPQYPSAAWLESIGRRGSDRPVAPSEYAHAMGNSTGGLWDQWKAIYKYPNLQGGYIWDWVDQGILVKDENGRDYWAYGGDFGTNMPSDGNFCCNGIVNPDRNPHPAMSEVKYAHQNVAFEAADLANGKFNVLNRFYFTNLKKYQITYEVKENNKVVRRGKVSLDVAPQAKKELAVNVGGLKAKAGTEYFVNFSVTTLEPEPLIPVGYEIAHEQFRLPVEALDRSFAVQGPALQCSENGNLLTVQSSRVSFVFDKSTGLVTSYKVKGTEYFHEGFGLQPNFWRGPNDNDYGSQMPKRLQIWKQSSKNFNVVDASLALDGKDAVLKVSYLLAAGNLYIATYRIHPSGVVKADYTFTSTEMQAAQTEASEATLMATFTPGNEARRKESSKLVVPRIGVRFRLPADMEQVTYFGRGPEENYCDRNNGTLVGEYRSTAEQMYYPYVRPQENGHHTDTRWLTLKKRNGKGLAVYADGMMEFNSLRNSVEDFDGEEATSRDYQWNNRDAEELKHDIRTAKDIKPRQTHINDITPRDFVEVCLDMRQMGVGGFDSWGSIPDPQYLIPANKEYRWGFTIVPM; this is translated from the coding sequence ATGAAGACTTTTTGCTGTACGCTGACGGGAGCGCTGACCATCAGTGGAGTGCCCCAACAGGTATATGCAGAAAATGCATCTTTACCTTATTGGAAAGATATTCAAACCGTATCTGTAAACCGCGAAGCGCCTAGATCGGCTTTTATGACGTATGCCGACAAGACACAGGCTTTGACCGGAAAGTATGAAAACAGCCCTTATTATGAGCTGTTGAACGGAACGTGGAAATTTTATTACACGGATTCTTATTTGGACCTTCCGACCGATATCACTTCGCCGGAGACCAGTACCGACGGATGGCACGACATCAAGGTGCCGGGTAACTGGGAAGTGCAGGGCTTCGGTACAGCCATTTATACCAACCATGGTTATGAGTTCCAGCCGCGCAATCCTCAGCCTCCGCTGTTGCCGGAGAAAAATCCGGTAGGTGTGTATCGCCGTGACATTACGGTACCTTCGGAATGGAAAGGACGCGATATTTACCTGCACATTGCCGGAGCCAAATCGGGCTGTTATGTATACCTGAACGGTAAAGAGGTGGGCTATAACGAGGATTCCAAGAATCCGGCAGAATATTTAATCAACGATTACCTGAAGGACGGGAACAACGTACTGACCTTGAAGATTTTCCGTTGGAGCACGGGGTCTTATCTGGAATGTCAGGACTTCTGGCGTATCAGCGGTATCGAACGCGATGTGTTCCTTTATTCACAGCCGAAGGCTTCGGTACAGGATTTCCGCATCACTTCTACGTTGGATGATTCTTATACCAAGGGTATTTTCCGTCTGGACATGGAACTGAAGAACCACCGTGCACAGACGGCCGGACTGAATGTAAGCTATGAACTGCTGGACAGCAAGGGCAAGGTGGTGGCCAGTGGCGAGCAGGCATCCGAGGTGTTGCCGGGAAAAGAAGGTACGGTGTCTTTCAGCAAGGAACTGCCGGAAGTACAGACGTGGACCTCGGAAGCTCCGAACCTGTACAAACTGCTGATGACGGTGAAGGAAAACGGCAAAGTGACCGAGGTTATTCCGTATCACGTAGGTTTCCGTCGTATCGAAATCAAGGAAATTGACCAGAAGGCAGCCAATGGCAAGAACTACCATGTGTTGTTCATCAACGGACAGCCGTTGAAACTGAAAGGGGTGAACATGCACGAGCACAACCCGCTGACAGGTCATTACGTGAGCGAGGAACTGATGCGCAAGGACCTGGAGCTGATGAAGCGCAACAATATCAACACGGTGCGTCTGTGCCATTATCCGCAAGACCGCCGTTTCTATGAACTGTGTGATGAATACGGTCTGTATATTTACGATGAGGCTAACATCGAGAGCCACGGTATGTATTACAGCCTGAGCAAGGGCGGTACGTTGGGGAATAATCCGGAATGGCTGAAGCCGCATTTGTATCGTGTGGAAAACATGTTTGAACGTAACAAGAACTATCCTTCTGTGACGTTCTGGTCATTGGGTAACGAGGCTGGTAACGGGTACAACTTCTATGAGGCGTACTTGTGGGTGAAACAGGCAGACAAGGGACTGATGGACCGTCCGGTAAACTACGAACGTGCGCAGTGGGAATGGAACTCAGATATGTACGTACCCCAATATCCTAGTGCGGCATGGTTGGAAAGCATCGGCCGTCGGGGTAGTGACCGTCCGGTGGCACCATCGGAATACGCCCACGCCATGGGTAACTCTACCGGAGGCTTGTGGGACCAGTGGAAGGCCATCTACAAATATCCGAATCTGCAGGGAGGTTATATCTGGGACTGGGTAGACCAGGGTATCTTGGTAAAGGATGAGAACGGAAGAGACTATTGGGCTTACGGAGGTGACTTCGGTACCAACATGCCGAGCGACGGTAACTTCTGCTGCAACGGTATCGTGAATCCGGACCGTAATCCTCATCCGGCGATGAGTGAAGTGAAATATGCGCATCAGAATGTGGCTTTCGAAGCTGCCGACCTGGCGAACGGAAAATTCAATGTGCTCAACCGTTTCTATTTCACCAACCTGAAGAAATACCAGATTACGTATGAGGTGAAAGAAAACAACAAGGTGGTACGCCGTGGAAAAGTATCGCTGGACGTGGCTCCTCAGGCCAAGAAAGAACTGGCGGTAAACGTCGGGGGATTGAAGGCCAAGGCAGGTACAGAATATTTTGTGAACTTCTCGGTGACAACGCTGGAACCGGAACCGCTGATTCCGGTCGGTTATGAAATTGCGCATGAACAGTTCCGTCTGCCGGTAGAGGCCCTCGACCGTTCGTTCGCGGTGCAAGGTCCGGCTTTGCAGTGCAGTGAAAACGGCAACCTGCTGACGGTACAGTCGTCACGCGTATCGTTTGTGTTCGACAAATCAACCGGGCTGGTGACTTCTTATAAAGTAAAAGGTACAGAATACTTCCACGAGGGATTCGGTTTGCAGCCTAACTTCTGGCGTGGACCGAACGACAACGACTACGGAAGCCAGATGCCGAAACGTCTGCAAATCTGGAAACAGTCGAGCAAGAACTTCAACGTAGTGGATGCCTCACTCGCCTTGGACGGAAAAGATGCCGTATTGAAGGTGAGCTACCTGCTGGCTGCGGGCAATCTCTACATTGCGACTTACCGCATCCATCCGTCGGGAGTGGTGAAAGCTGATTATACCTTCACTTCTACCGAAATGCAGGCCGCTCAGACTGAGGCTTCGGAAGCGACCCTGATGGCTACCTTTACACCGGGCAACGAAGCACGTCGCAAGGAAAGTTCCAAACTGGTGGTACCGCGCATCGGAGTACGTTTCCGTTTGCCGGCCGACATGGAGCAGGTGACTTATTTCGGACGTGGACCGGAAGAAAATTACTGTGACCGAAACAACGGTACACTGGTGGGTGAATACCGGAGCACGGCAGAACAGATGTATTATCCGTATGTACGTCCGCAAGAGAACGGACATCACACCGATACCCGCTGGCTGACTTTGAAAAAGAGAAACGGCAAGGGACTGGCTGTGTATGCCGACGGAATGATGGAATTCAATTCTCTCCGCAACTCCGTGGAAGACTTTGACGGCGAAGAAGCGACAAGCCGCGACTACCAGTGGAACAACCGGGATGCGGAAGAGCTGAAACACGATATCCGTACGGCGAAAGACATTAAGCCGCGTCAGACCCACATCAACGACATCACTCCGCGTGATTTTGTGGAAGTCTGCCTGGACATGCGCCAGATGGGTGTGGGCGGTTTCGACAGCTGGGGTTCTATTCCAGACCCGCAGTACCTGATTCCAGCCAATAAGGAATACCGTTGGGGATTCACTATCGTACCGATGTAA
- a CDS encoding GH92 family glycosyl hydrolase — MDKKSLLFVPVLSLCLASCGNKQEKLEMEDLTQFVDPRIGTGGHGHVFFGANVPYGFVQLGPTSIPQSWDWVSGYHESDSTVIGFPHTHLSGTGIGDLHDINVMPVVGEVTYARGDTTSYETGLWSYSDRSKEVVTPGYYRTHLSRYNVDVELTATKRVGFHKYTFPEKESPAIVFDMVNGGCWDKTTDAVIRVVNDSTLSGYRYSKGWADDQRIFFRAEFSRKFDSVAFIVNDSVKEGNMAQGAQLFARVNFPAGNPEPIYMKVALSPTSEEGALLNMQAELSGWDFEKTVADAKAAWNKELNKVQVSTQDAVSKKIFYTSLYHTLFAPSEFCDVNGDYYGADKQMHHEKGFKNYTTFSLWDTYRAAQPLMTILQPERMSDIINTMLHIYQQQGKLPVWHLMGCETNCMVGNPGVPVVADAILKDIKGFDSELAFKALKESSMLPERGMEYRIQYGFIPADKMTEAIAYDMEYAIADWAVAQAARRLGKQEDYTYFLERSKSYKNYFDASTGFMRGKLSDGSWRTPFSPYASAHRDDDYCEGNAWQYTWLVPQDVEGLVACFGGKDAFVHKLDSLFLAEGELGEASSPDISGLIGQYAHGNEPSHHITYLYTLVGQPWKTAERVKEILHTMYTDQPDGLSGNEDVGQMSAWYVLSSFGFYQVEPAGGKFVFGYPNFEKVEIAVPAGKFVIKRDDQGQQNNYIQGVLLNGKEYKKAWIEYADIMKGGELTFLMGDKPVVWY; from the coding sequence ATGGATAAAAAATCATTATTGTTTGTTCCGGTCTTGTCTTTGTGTCTGGCTTCCTGTGGAAACAAGCAGGAAAAGTTGGAAATGGAAGACTTGACGCAGTTTGTAGACCCTCGTATCGGTACCGGTGGACACGGACATGTGTTTTTCGGGGCGAATGTGCCTTATGGCTTCGTACAGCTGGGGCCGACCAGCATCCCTCAGTCATGGGACTGGGTGTCGGGTTATCATGAGTCGGATTCTACAGTCATCGGTTTTCCTCATACGCACCTGAGCGGTACGGGTATCGGCGATTTGCATGATATCAACGTGATGCCGGTGGTGGGCGAAGTGACTTATGCGCGCGGCGATACCACGTCGTATGAAACCGGTCTCTGGTCATATTCCGACCGTTCGAAAGAAGTGGTCACCCCGGGTTACTATCGTACGCATCTGTCAAGATACAATGTGGATGTGGAACTGACGGCCACCAAGCGGGTGGGGTTCCATAAATATACTTTCCCCGAGAAGGAAAGTCCGGCCATTGTGTTCGATATGGTGAACGGAGGTTGCTGGGACAAGACCACGGATGCGGTCATCCGGGTGGTCAACGACAGCACGTTGAGCGGTTACCGTTATTCCAAGGGATGGGCCGACGACCAGCGCATTTTCTTCCGGGCCGAGTTCTCGCGGAAGTTCGACAGTGTAGCCTTCATTGTCAACGATTCGGTGAAGGAAGGCAATATGGCCCAGGGGGCCCAGCTGTTTGCCCGGGTGAATTTCCCGGCTGGAAATCCGGAGCCGATTTACATGAAGGTAGCTCTTTCGCCCACGTCAGAAGAGGGGGCTCTGTTGAACATGCAGGCAGAACTCAGTGGCTGGGATTTTGAAAAGACGGTGGCCGATGCCAAAGCAGCTTGGAACAAGGAGTTGAACAAAGTCCAGGTATCTACCCAGGATGCGGTGTCCAAGAAAATTTTCTATACCAGCTTGTACCATACGTTGTTCGCTCCGTCAGAATTTTGTGACGTGAATGGCGATTATTACGGAGCCGACAAGCAAATGCACCACGAGAAAGGGTTCAAGAACTACACTACTTTCTCTCTTTGGGACACTTACCGGGCCGCACAGCCTTTGATGACCATCCTTCAGCCGGAGCGGATGAGCGATATCATCAACACGATGTTGCATATCTATCAGCAGCAAGGCAAGTTGCCGGTATGGCACCTGATGGGTTGTGAAACGAACTGTATGGTGGGAAATCCCGGGGTACCGGTAGTGGCAGACGCCATTTTGAAGGACATCAAGGGATTTGATTCGGAACTGGCATTCAAGGCACTGAAAGAGTCGTCCATGCTGCCTGAACGCGGTATGGAATATCGGATTCAGTACGGATTTATTCCGGCCGACAAGATGACGGAAGCCATTGCTTACGACATGGAATACGCTATTGCCGACTGGGCGGTGGCACAGGCTGCCCGCCGTTTGGGCAAGCAGGAGGATTATACCTACTTCCTGGAGCGCAGCAAGTCGTACAAGAATTATTTTGATGCTTCTACAGGCTTTATGAGAGGCAAGCTAAGCGACGGCTCCTGGCGTACGCCTTTCAGCCCGTATGCATCGGCACACAGAGACGATGACTATTGCGAAGGAAACGCCTGGCAGTACACTTGGCTGGTGCCGCAGGATGTAGAGGGACTCGTGGCTTGTTTCGGTGGTAAAGATGCTTTTGTCCACAAACTGGATTCTCTTTTCCTGGCCGAAGGTGAGCTGGGTGAGGCTTCGTCACCGGACATCAGCGGACTGATTGGCCAGTATGCCCATGGCAACGAACCGAGTCATCATATCACCTATTTGTATACTTTGGTGGGCCAGCCTTGGAAGACAGCCGAGCGGGTGAAAGAAATTCTGCATACCATGTACACTGACCAGCCGGACGGATTGTCGGGTAACGAAGACGTGGGCCAGATGTCGGCCTGGTATGTGCTTTCTTCCTTCGGTTTCTATCAGGTGGAACCTGCCGGAGGTAAGTTTGTCTTTGGCTATCCGAATTTCGAGAAGGTCGAAATTGCGGTACCGGCAGGCAAGTTTGTCATCAAGCGCGACGACCAGGGCCAGCAGAACAATTACATACAGGGTGTGTTGCTGAACGGAAAAGAATATAAGAAAGCCTGGATAGAATATGCCGATATCATGAAGGGAGGTGAACTGACCTTCCTGATGGGCGATAAGCCGGTGGTATGGTATTGA
- a CDS encoding GH92 family glycosyl hydrolase, producing the protein MKKLVWLMMILCFALHGKATNYADYVNPLMGTQSTYEFSAGNTYPAIARPWGMNFWTPQTGKMGDGWQYMYTATKIRGFKQTHQPSPWINDYGQFSIMPVVGKPMFEEDQRASWFSHKGEEAKPYYYKVYLAEHDVLTELVPTERAAMFRFTFPENEHSYVVIDAFDQGSYVKIDAANNRIIGYSTKNSGGVPDNFKNYFVIEFDKPFTYKATVADSCISVDKVEQEASHAGAIIGFATRKGEKVHARVASSFISVEQALENLKELGDDSLEVLAEKGKSAWNEVLGRIEVDGGNLDQYRTFYSCLYRSLLFPRKLYEIDARGQVIHYSPYNGKVLPGYMYTDTGFWDTFRCLFPLLNLAYPSVNKEIQEGLVNTYKESGFFPEWASPGHRGCMVGNNSASVLVDAYMKDVKVDDLQTLYEGLLHGTQNVHPEVSSTGRLGYEYYNRLGYVPCDVKIHENAARTLEYAYDDWCIYRLAKELKRPEEEINLFAQRALNYKNLFDPETRLMRGKKKDGTFMTPFSPLKWGDAFTEGNSWHYTWSVFHDPQGLIDLMGGEKMFVAMLDSVFSVPPVFDDSYYGFVIHEIREMTVMNMGNYAHGNQPIQHMIYLYNYAKQPWKAQYWLRQVMNKMYTPTPDGYCGDEDNGQTSAWYVFTALGFYPVCPGSNEYVVGAPLFKKATIHLENGKDVTIEAPLNNEENFYIKDMKMNGKTYTHNYFSHKDLMKGAKIQIEMSNLPNEKRGIAREDVPYSFSRERNDRP; encoded by the coding sequence ATGAAGAAATTAGTTTGGTTAATGATGATACTGTGCTTTGCCCTTCACGGTAAGGCCACCAATTATGCAGACTATGTGAATCCGCTGATGGGTACACAGTCCACTTACGAGTTTTCTGCCGGAAACACCTATCCGGCCATAGCCCGCCCGTGGGGAATGAATTTCTGGACTCCGCAGACCGGGAAAATGGGAGACGGATGGCAGTATATGTACACGGCCACCAAAATCCGGGGCTTCAAGCAGACGCACCAGCCCAGTCCGTGGATCAACGACTACGGTCAGTTTTCCATCATGCCGGTGGTCGGAAAGCCGATGTTCGAGGAAGACCAGCGTGCCAGTTGGTTCTCGCACAAGGGGGAAGAGGCCAAGCCATATTATTATAAGGTATATCTGGCCGAGCACGATGTGCTTACAGAGCTGGTGCCCACGGAACGGGCTGCGATGTTCCGCTTCACTTTCCCTGAAAATGAGCATTCTTATGTAGTGATTGATGCGTTTGATCAGGGCTCATACGTAAAGATTGATGCGGCAAATAATCGCATTATCGGTTATTCTACCAAGAACAGTGGTGGTGTGCCTGATAACTTCAAAAACTATTTTGTAATAGAATTTGATAAGCCTTTTACGTACAAGGCTACGGTCGCTGATAGCTGTATCTCGGTAGATAAGGTTGAACAGGAAGCAAGCCATGCGGGAGCCATTATCGGTTTTGCTACCCGAAAAGGGGAGAAGGTACATGCGCGGGTGGCTTCTTCGTTTATCAGTGTGGAACAAGCCTTGGAAAACCTGAAGGAGCTGGGTGATGACAGTCTGGAGGTGCTGGCAGAAAAAGGAAAGTCGGCCTGGAATGAGGTGCTGGGCCGAATTGAAGTGGACGGAGGGAATCTGGACCAATACCGCACGTTCTATTCCTGCCTGTATCGTTCGCTGCTGTTTCCCCGCAAGCTTTATGAGATAGATGCTCGTGGGCAGGTGATACACTACAGTCCCTACAACGGGAAGGTGCTGCCGGGGTATATGTACACGGATACCGGTTTCTGGGATACGTTCCGCTGTTTGTTCCCGTTGCTGAACTTGGCTTATCCCTCTGTGAATAAAGAGATACAAGAAGGACTTGTCAATACTTACAAAGAGAGTGGTTTCTTCCCTGAATGGGCCAGCCCCGGACACCGCGGATGTATGGTGGGCAACAATTCTGCTTCCGTGTTAGTTGATGCTTATATGAAAGATGTAAAGGTGGACGACCTGCAGACCTTGTACGAAGGATTGCTGCACGGCACTCAAAACGTACATCCGGAGGTCTCTTCAACCGGACGGCTGGGATATGAATATTACAACCGGCTGGGTTATGTGCCCTGCGACGTGAAAATCCATGAGAATGCGGCCCGTACGTTGGAATATGCGTATGATGACTGGTGCATCTACCGGCTGGCCAAAGAACTGAAGCGTCCGGAAGAAGAAATCAACCTGTTTGCCCAGCGGGCTTTGAACTATAAGAATCTGTTTGACCCGGAAACCAGGCTGATGCGGGGCAAGAAGAAAGACGGCACGTTCATGACGCCTTTCTCTCCGCTCAAATGGGGGGATGCCTTTACCGAAGGAAACAGCTGGCATTATACCTGGTCGGTGTTCCACGACCCCCAAGGACTGATTGACCTGATGGGAGGAGAAAAGATGTTTGTGGCAATGCTGGATTCCGTATTTTCAGTGCCACCCGTGTTTGATGACAGCTATTACGGTTTTGTCATCCACGAGATTCGGGAAATGACCGTGATGAACATGGGGAATTACGCCCATGGCAACCAGCCCATTCAGCACATGATTTACCTGTATAATTATGCCAAGCAGCCTTGGAAGGCCCAGTATTGGTTGCGGCAGGTGATGAACAAGATGTATACACCGACTCCGGATGGATATTGTGGTGACGAGGACAATGGACAGACTTCTGCATGGTATGTATTTACAGCTTTAGGATTCTATCCAGTATGTCCAGGAAGCAATGAATATGTGGTGGGTGCTCCTTTGTTTAAGAAAGCGACTATTCATCTGGAAAACGGAAAGGACGTAACGATAGAGGCTCCGTTGAACAATGAGGAGAATTTTTACATTAAGGACATGAAAATGAATGGAAAAACTTATACACACAATTATTTTTCTCATAAAGATTTGATGAAAGGTGCTAAAATACAAATAGAAATGAGTAACTTGCCGAACGAAAAAAGAGGAATCGCGCGGGAAGATGTTCCTTATTCTTTTTCGAGAGAAAGAAATGATAGACCTTGA